A region from the Pempheris klunzingeri isolate RE-2024b chromosome 17, fPemKlu1.hap1, whole genome shotgun sequence genome encodes:
- the LOC139216588 gene encoding far upstream element-binding protein 2-like isoform X2 encodes MSEYNAVPPPGSGAPLSGQAALGNGAGGIKKDAFADAVQRARQIAAKIGGDAGPPLNNNSAASDGFPFTAQKRQLEDADEPESKKMAAQSDLDSAKALSIGAQLAALAQQRPASTTEEYSVPDSMVGLIIGRGGEQINKIQQESGCKVQIAPDSGGLPERSVSLTGSPDSIEKAKMLLDEIVSRGRGTPPSSYHESTNGQNGTVHEMMIPAGKAGLVIGKGGETIKQLQERAGVKMILIQDASQGPNVDKPLRIIGDPYKVQQAQEMVQEILRERDHGGFAERNDFGSRMGGGMDIPVPRHSVGVVIGRNGEMIKKIQNDAGVRIQFKQDDGTGPDKIAHISGPPDRCEHAAQIINDLLQSIRVREEGQGGPPGPPGMPAGNRGRGGGQGGWGPPGGEMTFSIPAHKCGLVIGRGGENVKSINQQTGAFVEISRQPPPNGDPNFKLFIIRGSPQQIDHAKQLIEEKIEGPLCPVGPGPSGPGPAGPMGPYNPNPYTPGPPGAPGPPHGGPPGPHQYTPQGWSNTYQQWQPQAPHDPTRSPGQ; translated from the exons ATGTCGGAGTACAATGCGGTTCCGCCACCCGGATCCGGGGCTCCTCTTAGCGGGCAGGCAGCTCTCGGAAACGGAGCCGGGGGCATCAAGAAAGATGCGTTCGCGGACGCGGTGCAGCGGGCCCGGCAG ATTGCAGCGAAGATCGGGGGTGATGCTGGACCTCCCCTGAACAACAACAGCGCTGCATCAGACGGCTTCCCATTCACTGCACAGAAACGACAGCTGGAGGACGCAG ATGAACCGGAGAGCAAGAAGATGGCTGCACAGAGTGACTTGGATTCAGCCAAAGCGCTGT CTATTGGTGCACAGCTAGCTGCTCTTGCGCAACAAAG GCCGGCCTCCACCACAGAGGAGTACAGTGTACCAGACAGCATGGTGGGACTCA TTATTGGCCGTGGAGGTGAACAGATCAATAAGATTCAACAGGAGTCGGGTTGCAAGGTTCAGATAGCTCCAG ACAGCGGAGGCCTTCCAGAGAGGAGTGTCTCTCTCACAGGCTCCCCTGACTCCATAGA GAAAGCCAAAATGCTGCTGGATGAGATCGTGTCACGGGGGAGGGGTACACCCCCGTCTTCTTACCACGAGTCCACAAACGGGCAGAACGGCACGGTGCACGAGATGATGATCCCAGCTGGTAAGGCTGGCCTTGTCATTGGCAAGGGAGGAGAGaccatcaaacagctgcag GAGCGCGCAGGGGTGAAGATGATCCTGATCCAGGATGCCTCTCAGGGACCCAATGTTGACAAGCCCCTGCGAATTATCGGAGATCCCTACAAAGTCCAG CAAGCCCAGGAGATGGTGCAGGAGAttctgagggagagagaccacGGAGGCTTTGCTGAAAGAAACGACTTCGGCTCCCGAATGGGAGGCGGCatggat ATACCGGTACCACGACACTCGGTTGGCGTGGTCATTGGGCGCAACGGAGAGATGATCAAGAAAATCCAGAATGATGCTGGAGTTAGGATACAGTTCAAACAAG ATGACGGCACTGGTCCAGATAAGATTGCCCACATCAGTGGCCCCCCAGACCGCTGCGAGCACGCTGCCCAGATCATCAACGACCTGCTGCAGAGCATCAGGGTCAGGGAGGAGGGACAGGGG GGTCCCCCAGGTCCTCCAGGCATGCCTGCGGGCAACAGGGGCCGAGGTGGGGGACAAGGCGGCTGGGGGCCCCCTGGAGGTGAAATGACCTTCTCTATTCCCGCCCACAAGTGTGGGCTCGTGATTGGCCGGGGAGGGGAGAACGTCAAGTCCATCAACCAGCAGACGGGGGCCTTTGTGGAAATCTCTCGACAGCCGCCCCCCAACGGAGACCCCAACTTCAAGCTGTTTATCATTCGGGGCTCACCGCAGCAGATCGACCACGCCAAGCAGCTCATTGAAGAGAAGATTGAG ggtcctctgtgtcctgtgGGCCCAGGACCCAGTGGGCCAGGTCCTGCTGGTCCAATGGGTCCCTACAATCCCAACCCATACACCCCCGGCCCGCCTGGGGCCCCCGGACCACCACA tggTGGTCCTCCAGGTCCTCACCAGTACACCCCTCAGGGCTGGAGCAACACCTACCAGCAATGGCAGCCCCAGGCACCGCATGACCCCA CCCGGTCTCCAGGCCAGTAG
- the LOC139216588 gene encoding far upstream element-binding protein 2-like isoform X1 has protein sequence MSEYNAVPPPGSGAPLSGQAALGNGAGGIKKDAFADAVQRARQIAAKIGGDAGPPLNNNSAASDGFPFTAQKRQLEDADEPESKKMAAQSDLDSAKALSIGAQLAALAQQRPASTTEEYSVPDSMVGLIIGRGGEQINKIQQESGCKVQIAPDSGGLPERSVSLTGSPDSIEKAKMLLDEIVSRGRGTPPSSYHESTNGQNGTVHEMMIPAGKAGLVIGKGGETIKQLQERAGVKMILIQDASQGPNVDKPLRIIGDPYKVQQAQEMVQEILRERDHGGFAERNDFGSRMGGGMDIPVPRHSVGVVIGRNGEMIKKIQNDAGVRIQFKQDDGTGPDKIAHISGPPDRCEHAAQIINDLLQSIRVREEGQGGPPGPPGMPAGNRGRGGGQGGWGPPGGEMTFSIPAHKCGLVIGRGGENVKSINQQTGAFVEISRQPPPNGDPNFKLFIIRGSPQQIDHAKQLIEEKIEGPLCPVGPGPSGPGPAGPMGPYNPNPYTPGPPGAPGPPHGGPPGPHQYTPQGWSNTYQQWQPQAPHDPSKAAANDPNAAWAAYYAQYYQQPSGAVPAQYPANPAGGAQTSGDQTQPAQTPGGQPDYTKAWEEYYKKMGQAGGSVPGTSAAAPGAAGGAAATTGGQPDYSAAWAEYYRQQAAYYGQSGQAPGQPATPQQGQTQ, from the exons ATGTCGGAGTACAATGCGGTTCCGCCACCCGGATCCGGGGCTCCTCTTAGCGGGCAGGCAGCTCTCGGAAACGGAGCCGGGGGCATCAAGAAAGATGCGTTCGCGGACGCGGTGCAGCGGGCCCGGCAG ATTGCAGCGAAGATCGGGGGTGATGCTGGACCTCCCCTGAACAACAACAGCGCTGCATCAGACGGCTTCCCATTCACTGCACAGAAACGACAGCTGGAGGACGCAG ATGAACCGGAGAGCAAGAAGATGGCTGCACAGAGTGACTTGGATTCAGCCAAAGCGCTGT CTATTGGTGCACAGCTAGCTGCTCTTGCGCAACAAAG GCCGGCCTCCACCACAGAGGAGTACAGTGTACCAGACAGCATGGTGGGACTCA TTATTGGCCGTGGAGGTGAACAGATCAATAAGATTCAACAGGAGTCGGGTTGCAAGGTTCAGATAGCTCCAG ACAGCGGAGGCCTTCCAGAGAGGAGTGTCTCTCTCACAGGCTCCCCTGACTCCATAGA GAAAGCCAAAATGCTGCTGGATGAGATCGTGTCACGGGGGAGGGGTACACCCCCGTCTTCTTACCACGAGTCCACAAACGGGCAGAACGGCACGGTGCACGAGATGATGATCCCAGCTGGTAAGGCTGGCCTTGTCATTGGCAAGGGAGGAGAGaccatcaaacagctgcag GAGCGCGCAGGGGTGAAGATGATCCTGATCCAGGATGCCTCTCAGGGACCCAATGTTGACAAGCCCCTGCGAATTATCGGAGATCCCTACAAAGTCCAG CAAGCCCAGGAGATGGTGCAGGAGAttctgagggagagagaccacGGAGGCTTTGCTGAAAGAAACGACTTCGGCTCCCGAATGGGAGGCGGCatggat ATACCGGTACCACGACACTCGGTTGGCGTGGTCATTGGGCGCAACGGAGAGATGATCAAGAAAATCCAGAATGATGCTGGAGTTAGGATACAGTTCAAACAAG ATGACGGCACTGGTCCAGATAAGATTGCCCACATCAGTGGCCCCCCAGACCGCTGCGAGCACGCTGCCCAGATCATCAACGACCTGCTGCAGAGCATCAGGGTCAGGGAGGAGGGACAGGGG GGTCCCCCAGGTCCTCCAGGCATGCCTGCGGGCAACAGGGGCCGAGGTGGGGGACAAGGCGGCTGGGGGCCCCCTGGAGGTGAAATGACCTTCTCTATTCCCGCCCACAAGTGTGGGCTCGTGATTGGCCGGGGAGGGGAGAACGTCAAGTCCATCAACCAGCAGACGGGGGCCTTTGTGGAAATCTCTCGACAGCCGCCCCCCAACGGAGACCCCAACTTCAAGCTGTTTATCATTCGGGGCTCACCGCAGCAGATCGACCACGCCAAGCAGCTCATTGAAGAGAAGATTGAG ggtcctctgtgtcctgtgGGCCCAGGACCCAGTGGGCCAGGTCCTGCTGGTCCAATGGGTCCCTACAATCCCAACCCATACACCCCCGGCCCGCCTGGGGCCCCCGGACCACCACA tggTGGTCCTCCAGGTCCTCACCAGTACACCCCTCAGGGCTGGAGCAACACCTACCAGCAATGGCAGCCCCAGGCACCGCATGACCCCA GCAAGGCAGCAGCCAATGACCCCAACGCAGCCTGGGCGGCCTACTATGCTCAGTACTACCAGCAGCCGTCGGGGGCTGTGCCAGCCCAGTACCCTGCTAACCCAGCTGGAGGTGCCCAAACGTCCGGGGACCAGACCCAGCCCGCACAGACGCCGGGGGGCCAGCCAGACTACACCAAGGCCTGGGAGGAGTACTACAAGAAGATGG GCCAGGCAGGCGGATCTGTCCCCGGGACCTCAGCTGCCGCCCCAGGAGCAGCAGGGGGAGCAGCAGCCACAACGGGGGGCCAGCCGGACTACAGCGCAGCCTGGGCGGAGTACTACAGGCAGCAGGCTGCGTACTATGGACAGTCGGGACAGGCGCCGGGCCAGCCAGCCACTCCACAGCAAGGACAG ACGCAGTGA